Within the Saccharomyces mikatae IFO 1815 strain IFO1815 genome assembly, chromosome: 11 genome, the region ACTTTTCTACATGTTGTGCGTGCAAAAGTGGAAGAATGCTCTGGCGCTGACATTCTCTAGCTATTTTAGGAcctttttttcgttttaAATTTCGCGTTTTATATTGCCCGATgcaaaaaggaaaagggcACATCTCATCAATATTGGTCTACGTATAAACATACTATTACGTCCGCTTCTAATTGAATCTTGCAAAAGTATCTGGCTAACTCAATTCGATAGTAAATGccattttcaattgtaTCTGTACCAACAGTTCCATATAAGGATCAGAAACCGGGTACTTCCGGTTTACGTAAGAAGACCAGGGTTTTCATGGATGAACTTCACTACACAGAAAACTTTATCCAAGCAACGATAGAATCAATTCCTAATGGTCCAGGAGGGGTTACTTTAGTAGTTGGTGGAGACGGTCGTTTCTACAATGATGTTATTATGAACAAGATTGCCGCTGTTGGTGCTGCTAACGGCGTTAGAAAGTTAGTTATTGGTCAGGGCGGTTTACTTTCAACGCCAGCTGCTTCTCATGTCATCAGAACATATGAAGACAAGTGTAGCGGTGGTGGTATTATTTTAACCGCATCGCACAATCCAGGCGGACCGGAAAATGATTTGGGTATTAAGTACAATTTGCCTAATGGTGGACCGGCTCCAGAGAGTGTTACTAACGCTATCTGGGAAGCGTCTAAAAAGCTAACTCATTATAAGATCATTAAGGACTTCCCTGAGttgaatttgaataaaCTTGGCAAAAATCAAAGGTACGGGCCATTATTAGTGGATATCATTGAACCAGCAAAGGCATATGTTCAACTTTTGAAGGagatttttgattttgatttaaTTAGAGGCTTCTTGAAGGAACAGCGTAGAGTCAAGGGATGGAAGTTGTTGTTTGATTCTTTAAACGGTATTACAGGACCATATGGTAAGGCCTTATTTGTTGACGAATTCGGCTTACCAGCCGAAGAAGTGCTCCAAAACTGGCACCCTCTACCCGATTTTGGCGGTTTACATCCCGACCCTAATCTAACCTATGCTCATACTCTTGTTGACAGAGTTGACCGCGAAAAGATTGAATTTGGAGCAGCCTCcgatggtgatggtgacaGGAATATGATCTATGGTTATGGCCCTGCTTTTGTTTCACCTGGTGATTCTGTTGCTATTATTGCCCAATATGCGCCAGATATTCCTTACTTCGTCAAACATGGTATTTACGGATTAGCGCGCTCATTTCCTACATCTTCGGCCATTGATCGTGTTGCAGCAAAGAACGGGCTGAAGTGCTATGAAGTACCAACTGgttggaaatttttttgtgcCTTATTTGATGCTAAAAAATTGTCAATTTGTGGTGAAGAATCCTTTGGTACAGGTTCCAACCATATCAGGGAGAAGGATGGGCTATGGGCTATTATTGCATGGCTAAATATTTTGGCCATTTATAATAAACGTAACCCTGGAAAGGAGGCTTCGATTAAAACAATCCAAGACGAATTTTGGAACGAGTATGGCC harbors:
- the PGM1 gene encoding phosphoglucomutase PGM1 (similar to Saccharomyces cerevisiae PGM1 (YKL127W) and PGM2 (YMR105C); ancestral locus Anc_2.445) produces the protein MPFSIVSVPTVPYKDQKPGTSGLRKKTRVFMDELHYTENFIQATIESIPNGPGGVTLVVGGDGRFYNDVIMNKIAAVGAANGVRKLVIGQGGLLSTPAASHVIRTYEDKCSGGGIILTASHNPGGPENDLGIKYNLPNGGPAPESVTNAIWEASKKLTHYKIIKDFPELNLNKLGKNQRYGPLLVDIIEPAKAYVQLLKEIFDFDLIRGFLKEQRRVKGWKLLFDSLNGITGPYGKALFVDEFGLPAEEVLQNWHPLPDFGGLHPDPNLTYAHTLVDRVDREKIEFGAASDGDGDRNMIYGYGPAFVSPGDSVAIIAQYAPDIPYFVKHGIYGLARSFPTSSAIDRVAAKNGLKCYEVPTGWKFFCALFDAKKLSICGEESFGTGSNHIREKDGLWAIIAWLNILAIYNKRNPGKEASIKTIQDEFWNEYGRTFFTRYDYEHIECEQAEKVVALLDKFVTEPNVVGSQFPGDKSLTVTDCGDFSYTDLDGSISERQGLFVKLSDGAKFVLRLSGTGSSGATIRLYIEKYSDNKEDYDKTADTFLKPVINSVVKFLEFNDILGTEKPTVRT